Part of the Venturia canescens isolate UGA chromosome 2, ASM1945775v1, whole genome shotgun sequence genome is shown below.
GTTAGCTCGGGTTTACCTCGAGGGGCGTTGACAACGATAAAACAGATCCATCCTCGTTTATTTAATCCTTCGAGAGTCGAAATGATAACGATGTTGTTACAGGAAAATCGGACGAGGGTGGATACTACAAAACGTACGGGAGCGACGCGGAGGGCGAAAAAGGCTTCGTGAAACAAACGTACAGCAATGGCGACCACGGATACAAAAGCCTTGACACCTTTCACAAGAAAGCCGGAGACAATTACGGATTCGAAAAGCATACGGCCTTCGGAAAAGCAAAGGGTGCTGACAAGGGTGGCGAACAAGCCGAGAGTGGGGCTTACGCGTCCAAGGTTAAGGGGGACGGAGACCACGAGCAAGCGGGTTGGCAAACTCTTcatacttttattttctctctgcCCCAGCGTTGAGTGTAATCCTTCGAATTCCTGGAATACTCAAAACTCTTAACAATTCTGATTATCGGACATAACGACGTTTATTTTTCAGGCACTGTAGTGGACACGTATTACACCGAGGATGACGGCGACAACGCTGGATACAGCGAGGCTGAAGAGGCGGGTGGAGGTGACGCTAGTGGCGAATCCGCTTCGTACACGGACGGAGGTGACAGCGAAAATTACACGGCGGATGGCGATGGAGATGCCGCACACTACACCGAGGGTGACTCGGATTCCGGAAATTATGGAAATTCCGATGGTTATAACGAGCATTATTCGAGTGGTGGCGGCGACGAAGGATCTTACGGGTCTCATAGCTCGTACGCCTCTGACGGGGAGGCCGGCTATGACGGTGGGGAATATTACTAGCGTTGTTAAGTCCACTAGAGGAATTGaaagaacaatgaaaaatgtgcaGATACGGGAATTCCTGGAGGATATTATCGTCGGTATTTTACCTCATAAAttgttgttaaaaaaatttgtaataaaGTATGTTTTGTTGGCGATAAAGAACGTCCATCGTGTCGAGTCCCCCGTAACGTGTCTTGGCCTACTTCGAATTTACCAAGTTGGTAAATATTTTGtgacagaaaatatttttcaatacccGTTCACACGCCACGAGCCTCC
Proteins encoded:
- the LOC122407200 gene encoding spore wall protein 2-like, coding for MRQIARDLAVFVFLGAISCTLARPVRDAKSSNLRAQDDFDFRTILRDLLVDGNSPVESVNGKKLMKNASGKSDEGGYYKTYGSDAEGEKGFVKQTYSNGDHGYKSLDTFHKKAGDNYGFEKHTAFGKAKGADKGGEQAESGAYASKVKGDGDHEQAGTVVDTYYTEDDGDNAGYSEAEEAGGGDASGESASYTDGGDSENYTADGDGDAAHYTEGDSDSGNYGNSDGYNEHYSSGGGDEGSYGSHSSYASDGEAGYDGGEYY